tattttattgtatcttagtccatgctgctctgtcattgctcgtccatatacagttgaagtcggaagtttacatacaccttagccaaatacatttaaactcagtttttcacaattcctgacatttaatcctagtaaaaattccctgtcttaggtcagttcggatcaacactttattttaagaatgtgaaatgacagaataatagtagagagaatgatttatttaagcttttatttctttcatcacattcccagtgggtcaattagtatttggtagcattaaattgtttaacttgggtcaaacgttttgggtagccttccacaagcttctcacaataagttgggtgacttttggaccattcctcctgacagagctggtgtaactgagtcaggtttgtaggcctccttgctcgcacacactttttcagttctgcccacaaatgctgccacccccgtgcttcacggttgggatggtgttcttcggcttgcaagcgtacccctttttcctccaaacataacgatggtcattatggccaaacagttctatttttgtttcatcagaccagaggacatttgtccaaaaagtatgatctttgtccccatgtgctttagcaaaccgtagtctggcttttttatggcggttttggagcagtggcttcttccttgctgagcggccgttcaggttatatcgatataggactcgttttactgtggatatagatacttttgtacctgtttcctccagcatcttcacaaggtcctttgctgttgttctgggattgatttgcacttttagcaccaaagttcgttcatctctaggagacagaacgtgtctccttcctgagcggtatgacggctgcgtggtcccatggtgtttatacttgcgtactattgtttgtacagatgaacgtggtaccttcaggcgtttggaaattgctcccacggatgaaccagacttgtggaggtttacacatttttttctgaggtcttggctgatttattttgattttcccatgatgtcaaacaaagaggcactgagtttgaaggtaggccttgaaatacatccacaggtacacctccaattgactcaaatgatgtcaattagcctatcagaagcttctaaagccatgacatcattttctggaattttccaagctgtttaaaggcacagtcaacttagtttatgcaaacttctgacccactggaattgtgatacagtgaattataagttaaataatctgtctgtaaacaattgttggaaatattacttgtgtcatgcacaaagtacatgtcctaaccgacttgccaaaactatagtttgttaacaagaaatttgtggagtggttgaaaaactagttttaatgactccaacctaagtgtatgtaaacttccgacttcaactgtatgtatatttcttaattccattccttactttgattgtgtgtattgggtatatgttgtgaaattgttagatattactgcactgtcggagccggaagcacaagcatttcgctacacacgcaatagcatctgctaaacacgtgtatgtgaaaaataaaatttgatttgattttgatttgacacctgtatttggggaggttctcccattcttctctgcagatcctgtcaaggtctgtcaagttggatggggagcgtcgctgcacagatacTTTAGGGTCTCTCtacagatgttcgatcgggttcatgttcGGGCtttggttgggccactcaaggacattcagagacttgccccgaagccactcctgcgttgtcttggctgtgtgcttagggtcgttgtcctgttggaaggtgaaccttcgccccagtctgaggtcctgagcgctctgaagcagcttttcatcaaggatctcgctgtactttcctccgttcatctttccctcgatcctgactagtcttccagtccctgccactgaaaaacatccccacagcatgatgctgccaccacgcttcactgtagggatggtgccaggtttcctccagatgtgacacttggcattcaggccaaagagttcaatcttggtttcataagaccagagaatcttgtttctcatggtatgagagtctttaaggtgccttttggcaaactccaagcgggttggcatgtgccttttactgaggagtggcttccgtctggccactctaccataaaggcctgattggtggagtgctgcagagatggttgtccttctggaaggttctcccatctcctcagaggctctctggagctctgtcagagtgaccatcgggttcttggtcacctccctgaccaaggcccttctcccctgattgctcagtttggccagggcggccagctctaggaagattcttggtggttccaaacttcttccatttaataatgatggaggccactgtgttcttggggatcttcaatgctgcagacattttttggtacccttccccagatctgtgcctcgacaaaaccctgtctcggagcgctacggacaatttcttcgacctcatggcttagtttttgctctgacttgcactgtcaactgtgggacctcatatagacaggtgtgtgcctttccaaatcatgtccaatcaattgaatttaccacaggtggactccaatcaagttgtagaaacatctcaaggattagcaatggaaacaggatgcacctgagttttggccttccatggtgacatcaccatgcgatAAAttagtcagtggtgtaaagtacttaagtaaaaatactttaaagtactacttaagtagtgtttggggtatctgtactttactatttatatttttgacaacttttacttcactacattcctaaagcaaataatgtactttttactccatacattttccctgacacccaaaagtactcaatacattttgaatgcttagcaggacaggaacatggtccaattcacgcacttatcaagagaacatccctggtcatctctactgtctctgatctggcggactcactaaacgcaaatgcttcgtttgtaaatgatgtctgagtgttggagtgtgcccctggctatccgtaaatttaaagaacatgaaaatggtgccgtctggtttgcttaatataaggaatttgaaatgtttaaaaccaaatattttagacttttactcaagtattattttactgggtgactttcactcttacttgagtcattttcaattaaggtatctttacttttactcaagtatgaccattgggtactttttccaccactgaaatTAGCTAATAGACCAAAGGTGCGTTCAGTTCGCTTGAACGTTTGCTAAGTTGCggaacggtttgtactgaacgacTCGTTTCCCCAAAatgttcttgaacagactttgaggtaTGTCTGTtcccgtttggtgggtgtggtgaggtgtggcttgaagcaatgagtgacgtATTTAATGGGTAGTGGCCATGTTGACAGCGTTCCTCAACCCCTCCCCGTCTTTCGactggtcgttcagtacagcaTCGTTTCCATTCAATTGAATGTTCCAGAACATAAAAACGTATTGAACCCAGCccaagttccaaacctctctgccaataatgtCTAATTTCCAGTTCTCCCCTccacactcagaccactcccagacattcctagcaaaattattgcttaaGAAATTGCCCTTTGTGATGAAGCTAGTTTTGTTtcatttgaccattttaatttaaaacaatcacagtaaggtacacatttgttacccagaaatgatttaatattgagataaaaacagctgcattggaccttaaaGTTATATTATAGGCATACAGTATTTATACAGCATTTCCAGTTTTATAAATAGTTGAAAACAAAATGTTATTTCATTCTCTGTATGCGAGTCTACAGTATCTTGATGATACCCTATTTTTAAGTAAATGTAACTCTCTAAGGATATCCAATTTTAGAGTTTGCATAAATGGGCCGTCTTAAATTGCAGCCAGGTAACAAAATTACATGCAAAACATGCCAAACTGCAGTACTGCCAAGGTGTAGTAATACAATTCCAAGACACAAATGTTAGATGAATGAGTCTCTTATGAGATTGCAAATGTAGACTTCATTACCATATTGCACTTACATACTACAGTACCTCTCATCTTCAGCGAAGCTAGAGCAAAGTAAAACACATTAATTGGCCTAAATTAAAGCAGCCATGTGTATCCAAGACTATGCAAACAACTGTGCAAATCGAGTTCTACAAAGTCCCTGTTTAAAACAAGTCTTCATAGTAGAAATGCAGTTACACAAAATATCCTATATGTTTAGGAAAGGGAACATTTAGGAAAGAGGAGAAATTTGGATAAAGCCTTTGCTTGACCAGCTTCCACATAAATGTGTATGAGTTAATGAAACACCATTAAGTCCTCATGAAAGTGTGCTTTTTCCTAGTAAGGAAACAGAATTTTGGGAATCTAGCAAGTCTCAGTGGATGATTACTGGCAAATTGGAATATCTCTTCTTGACTAGATGAAATAAACCTCTGCGCTATGGTTTGTCAAAATTCTCTAGATAGTATACTTTCAAATATATCTGATTAAAACATCAGACTATTTACTTCTGCACATTAAAACATTTGGACATGACAAAATGAAAATAAAGAGGGAAGTTGGAATTTAAAAAAATACTCGTTTTTTTTTGTACAAGTCCCTCAAATGTAAGCACCCATATTTTTTTATTCTACAAAAAAGGTTATATCtacaacctaaaagggttctttggctgtccccatacgataaccctttgaagaaccctttttagttccaggtagaacccttttgggttcaatgtagaacccttttcacagagagttctacctggaaccaaaaagggttctcctatggggacagctgaagaacccttttggaacccttttttctaagagtgtatgctcTCCTCTGTCAGAGCACTGTACTTTCCACTACTGAATGAAGCTTCAAGAGCACTCACTTGTGCTGGCACAAGTCCGTTAAGCAGAACACCCTTCTGTGGGGAAGGGGAAAGCTGCTCTGAGCGGGATGGTCTTTGAGGTTCAGGCCGCCCATGGTCTGAGGGCTGAGGGTTGGATGTGTCACTAGTTGAGTTCCCATCCCTGGAGGGTGATCCTTTGTGGACCTCTAACAGAGAGACCGTCCTGGAGGGAGATGTAGGCTGTGAGGGGGAAGCCTTGCATGAGCATGGCTGGTGTCCTTGGGTTTGGACCTGTTCCACTCCTCTCAGGATGCGCACCAGGGAGTTGTGGACCTGCTGGCTGATAGGAGTGTCACTGTCGTCAGGTTCGGTCTTGACCTGGCGGCCTGTGGAGAAGTTGGAGAGCTGCTCCAGGACCTCTATCTGTCGGTCCATCATACCCAGCATGCTGCAGTGGAAGGCCCTTTGCTCAGCGAGCTGTTCCCCTAGCTTATGGTTCAGGATGGTCAGCTGCTGGAGGATCAGGGTGCTGGTGTCCTCACAAGTGCCTGTAGAGAAATGAACAGCAGGACAACTTGTATTTGTTTTAGGTTATCGTTGTAATATCAATTACCCAAAGCTTTAAACAACTGATATATACAAAGTAAAATGACATGATATTAGTTACAAAGAACACATTAATTACATAGAATATAGGTGGTCATGTAGCCACTCTAAATTCATCAGTTATAAAAGCACTCACCAGTTTGTTCTTCTGGACTACAGCTAGTGGGGTCACTAGCTCCCTCACCATCATGTAAAGAGGGTACTGAATGTGGCTCACTCTTCACTGGGTAAAGATACTCTCCAGACAGACCTAAAGTCATAATCTCTTCTGACTTCAGCGCCCAGCCCGGAGTGCTGACGTTGGCCTCTTCTGGGATGGCGTTAGTCTCGTCTCCTTCTCCCTCTAGAGCTGGAGCCAGGCTGTCCTGCCAAGGGGCCACAGAGTCAGGCTGAGCAACATCAcctgggaagagagagaagaagagtgaGCAGAGCAGGCCAACGCAAAGCAAACACTTCTTTACAATTCTTTAACGTCAAATAATAAAGGTATACAAATCCTAAAGCCAGAAAGTAGTACCATCAGTATGATCCTCCAGGTCCGAGGGGGTCAACACCACCATATTGTGTCCATCTGCAGTGCCTTGCTCTGGGGCCCCCGCCCGGGCCCTCCTGGCCAGCATGCGGTCCAGCATACGGAAGTAACGGAATGACTCGATGGCGGACAGGCGTGCAGCGGGGCTACGGTATCCTGCCATCTTGATCTTGCGGTATTTGTGCTTGAGGCTCTTCCAGCGGTTGCGTATCTGGTTGACGGTGAAGTGGATGTCCCGCTTGGCCAGGCTGTAGCGCAGGCGGCGGAAGTGCGAGTCGTTCCGCTGGCGCTTCTTATCCAGCTCATGCACCAGGTCCAACTGCTCAATGAGGGCCAGCATGGCGAAGGTGTCCGACTCTGTCCACCACTTGTTGGGCCTCCTCTCACTCAGGTCCATGGTTTCTGCCTCCCCTCACTGGGTGTACCTGCTCTGGTAGCAGCCCCTTAGGCTCCTCCTGGTTGGAAGTAAACAAGAACACAGGGAAAGAGGTTGAAGTACTACACCATAGGCTAATGTAATTTCTGTACATTAGAGGTAGACTGAGGGGTAGTCGAACGATTATGATAAAATGCCCTGAAATAAATGTTATGACTTTCTATTCAAATTACATTTTGTAGCAATATGCATAAAAGAGCAGCATTCAAGTTGCATTATAATAAAGTTGTATTCAAGACAGGAACATTGATGTTTTTAACAAAGGTATAGGGTAACCTCACTATGGGAGAATAAATGAGTCACGACAACATCCAAAATAGATGCTGGCTATAAATGACAGAAATACATTGTGACATAAACCACTCCAGAGATGTTCATTACAACATTCACACAAGAGTACAGTGACAGTTTCTTCTCCAGTCCCTTTGAAGTTCACCCAACAGCAAATCACGACTTTCCCATGTCAATTCCACTCAGATCAGACATAATGAGCTGAGTAGTATGCGTGCAATGTGAATTTATGCAGACATACAGGAACATAACGCTATCTTctacaaaaaaaatacatttgaaataGCCTTTCCCTTTTGGTACAACAGTGAATTACTTGAAATAAAACTGATACTGGAAATTACAGACAACTGCATCACACACCATACAGAGACTCATTTAAAACTAGCTAACTGGTCATCAACAGTCTGACCACTGACAACCTAACAAGCTAGCACTGGCTAGTTGACAGGTCCAGTGGCTGACAGTGGCCGTAGCTGGGTGGTTGCAGTGGCCATCACTGGCGAATGCAGACGATGAAGAATGTCATTTCTTGCAGAACACTGCGGCCATGTGTTAGTGCATCGGTCCCAAAAAATTAAATACACAAACTATTGTTCTAAGTTAATAACCATAAAATAGCGCTTACTATTACTGCTACAGATTGCACTTCTTACCTTCATCTCAAAATATTTTACGCTGCGTCGTGGAAGCTTGCTTGCGTCGCACGATCATATGGGGTTTGTTGACATCAATGGGCTTGTTCGAAATTGCAGCCGACAGTGGAGGAAACTGCCGACTggttgatctacaaatcaccGTGCAACGTAAATAACGACTctttattatttgtagatcagtcagtcagtcaccattTACCCATAATACATCAcggttttgatgctctcgaacacggcCAATGACTTTCTATGATCGACGTTCTCTATGTCACATGTTGTTCGATCTCTACTCTGATTGGTCAAGAATCATACTGCAAACTCACGAGGGTCAGTCTGTGCGAGGAGCTGCGCATATTCTCAGATCTAGACATCATCTAAATGTTCAATTTGAACGGATTTAACAAACATATAGTTGTAAAGATTAGCGAATTTGTGCAGTACTTAGTTTGGGCTAACTCTCGTGAGTGGTAGTCATCTGTTCTGAATCCTGTGCAGCATTGATGAGTTTAAATTCATGTGTGTCTCAGAGCAGACAGGATGTGTTGTATGAGGTTTTGCTGTGCTTGTATAGGGTGAAACAGATGGGGATATGTTATGTTCCTCTGGGTACCAGCTCATgtgggagtagaggggaatgaggaAGTGGATATTATTGCCAAGCAGGCTCTTAAACATCCTAATGTTGAGATATAATTGTCAATCAGTAAAGCAGAAGCCAAGGGATTAATAAGAACAGTGGTTTAAAATAAGTGGCAAGAGTTGTGGAAGAGGGAGAGTAAGGGAAGACACCtgtaatccaagatggcgtagtagtgtggtcgtgtattgtgttgtgtcctcgtgtaaatagcctgttttttagttttttgtcttttatacgtatatatttctctatctcactttccatccttgaactaaatatactttcctgcaacctgcctcacccaatgtggaacggattctattatttctttctttttatcaagaactagctacttgctattagccactgatagcggtcttcaccactgtccgtggcctgcactacctaccagccagctctagcctggacaattatcgacccagagcatatcggattttctgccagaatcactgaatcactggaccttaacaccggaccatcgcaactaactagctgcaaccgaaaggctgttgttggctaatcaccacctcccgacgtaccagttagccttgagctagccgcgagccaggcccatctcccggctatctaccgctctgtcaaccggacgggacctcctagtgtcgacacggagccccgccgatccatcacgactggtctgccgacgtaatcgtctgatgtggtttcaacaggcttcccattgcgacgaccacgaagatccatctgctagccccggcccgctagcacgcgcaatcaacagccgtgcctcctgctcgcctgtgctttagcagcctacgatctgctcccagacttacttagtgctgttcactggaccttatgatcactcagctacacagctaatgcctgctggactgttcctttacacggtaccccatccagtttatctgtttagcctcagcccaaactttcgtcgccattaccagttgttgtcttagccctctcgaataacacctgtgattgcgttatgcctctctcccatgtcaatatgcctagcctattgttgtttgggttagttcttattatacaatttcactgtagagccccaagttcagctcaaccagccttagagagctcctttgtcccaccccccatacacgcggagaccggctcaatcggtacctccagtgatgctatctctttcatagttacccaatgcttaggtgtacctccactgtactcatatccttccatatccttgtctgtacataatgccctgaatctattctacaacgcccggaaatctgccccttttctctgtacccaacgcactagaagatcagttcttaaagcctttagccatatccttattctattcctcctctgttcctctggtgatgtagaggttaacccaggccctgtagcccccagtatcactcctaccccccaggcgctatcatttgttgacttctgtaaccgtaaaagccttggtttcttgcatgttaacatcagaagtctcctccccaagtttgagttattcactacattagcacactctgccaaccctgatgttctagcagtgtctgcaACTTTttttacaacattttccgtctagatagaactgccaaagggggcggagttgcaatctactgtatagagagcctgcagagctctatcatactaaccaggtctgtgcccaaacagtttgagcttctacttctaaaaatccacctttccagaaataagtctctcactgttaacgcttgctacagacccccctcagcccccagttgtgccctggacaccatatgtgaattgcttgccccccatctatcctcagagttcgtactgcttggtgacctaaactgggatacgCTTAACACCCCgaccgtcctacaatctaaactagatgccctcaatctcacacaaattatcaagaaacctaccaggtacaaccctaaatccgtaaacatgggcaccctcatagatatcatcctgactaatataccctctacatacacctctgctgtcttcaaccaggatctcagcgatcactgcctcattgcctgcgtccgtaatgggtccgcgatcaaacgaccacccctcatcactgtcaaacgctccctaaaacacttcagtgagcaggcctttctaattgacctggtatcctggatggatCAGGAGAGGATGcatggatgttcttcaaaagtgctttcctctctatcttaaataagcatgccccattcaaaaaatcctgaaagagctgctaaatctggaccacaaatcagctgggctagacaatctggacactttctttctaaaattagccgccgaaattgttgcaaactctattactagcctgttcaacctctctttcgtatcgtctgagatccccagaggttggaaagctgccgtggtcatccccctcttcaaagggggtgacactctagatccaaactgttacagacctatatccatcctgccctgcctttcgaaagtatttgaaagccaagttaacaaacagatcaccaaccatttcgaatcccatcgtaccttctccgctatgcaatctggtttccgagctggtcatgggtgcacctcagccacgctcaaggtcctaaacgatataataaccgcgatcgataaaagacagtactgtgcagccgtcttcatcgacctggccaaggcttttgacgctgtcaatcactgcattcttattggcagactaaatagccttggtttctcaaatgactgcctcgcctggttcaccaactacttctcagatagagttcaatgtttcaaatcggagggcctgttgtctggacctctggcagtctctatggggatgccacagggttaaattctcgggccgactctattctctgtgtatatcaatgatttcgctcttgctgctggtgactctcaaatccacctctacgcagacgacaccattttgtatacatctggcccttcattggacactgtgttaacaaacctccaaacgagcttcaatgccatacaacactccttctgtggcctccaactgctcttaaaagcTAGAAacactaaatgcatgctcttcaatcgaacactgtttgcacccgcccgcccgactagaatcactactctcggcaggtctgacttagaatatgtggacaactaaaaatacctaggtgtctggttagaccgtaaactctccttccagactcacattaagcatctccaatccaaagttaaatctagaatcggcttcctatttcgcaacaaagcctccttcactcatgctgctaaacatgccctcgtaaaactgactatcctaccgatccttgacttcggcgatgtcatttacaaaatagcttccaacactctactcagc
The DNA window shown above is from Coregonus clupeaformis isolate EN_2021a chromosome 6, ASM2061545v1, whole genome shotgun sequence and carries:
- the LOC121568252 gene encoding uncharacterized protein LOC121568252 yields the protein MDLSERRPNKWWTESDTFAMLALIEQLDLVHELDKKRQRNDSHFRRLRYSLAKRDIHFTVNQIRNRWKSLKHKYRKIKMAGYRSPAARLSAIESFRYFRMLDRMLARRARAGAPEQGTADGHNMVVLTPSDLEDHTDGDVAQPDSVAPWQDSLAPALEGEGDETNAIPEEANVSTPGWALKSEEIMTLGLSGEYLYPVKSEPHSVPSLHDGEGASDPTSCSPEEQTGTCEDTSTLILQQLTILNHKLGEQLAEQRAFHCSMLGMMDRQIEVLEQLSNFSTGRQVKTEPDDSDTPISQQVHNSLVRILRGVEQVQTQGHQPCSCKASPSQPTSPSRTVSLLEVHKGSPSRDGNSTSDTSNPQPSDHGRPEPQRPSRSEQLSPSPQKGVLLNGLVPAQVSALEASFSSGKYSALTEESIHS